From a single Thermoanaerobaculia bacterium genomic region:
- a CDS encoding HD domain-containing phosphohydrolase: MSREATPSRSFRRRLLHGRRDAIASMLASLPNEGIEPVAFSRSALLLEEGEVGVLLLDRPLHPELSRPSPEGMGEAAERLGVVVIGERAGASDPFWPPRVYFSLPEDAPDHHAARAVRSVFRFLEERHVAAVSQRALAERNRDVENLNRIGIALAAETDPNRLIADFLSRARDLTHADAGSLYLIERGDDGADHLRFKAAQNDSLKLRFEEITLPLDSRSIAGHVATTGKVLRVDDVQTIPEDASYRFNRRSDEEIGYRTRSMLAVPMKNVQGRVLGVLQLMNRKRSVVPDLSTTAVMRRETVPFDEGNEEVARSLASQAAVALENARLTAHLRNLFDGFVAASVTAIEQRDPTTSGHSQRVAVLTCALAEAADRRTDGPYAGFRISSGELTALRYAAVLHDFGKVGVRESVLVKARKLPPGRMDLLRERFERARLASAVRLWERAAAGELSAETARREIGSARARLDAAWQRVLEADVPSVLPAPEPDGLREATVLEFPLDNGDRERVLPDEDLRYLAISRGSLDEAERREIESHVTQTHRFLSKIPWTPELARVPELAWLHHEKLDGSGYPRGVRADDIPPPVRMMTICDIYDALSAADRPYKRAVARDEAIGILRTESDRGTLDRDLLEIFVDGRIFEATAR; encoded by the coding sequence ATGTCGCGGGAGGCCACGCCCTCGCGCTCTTTCCGGCGCCGCCTCCTCCACGGCCGGCGGGATGCCATCGCGAGCATGCTCGCGTCGCTCCCGAACGAAGGGATCGAGCCGGTCGCGTTCAGCCGCTCGGCGCTCCTGCTCGAGGAAGGAGAGGTCGGCGTCCTCCTGCTCGACCGTCCTCTCCATCCGGAGCTGTCGCGGCCTTCTCCCGAAGGAATGGGCGAAGCGGCGGAGCGCCTCGGCGTCGTCGTCATCGGGGAGCGCGCGGGCGCCTCGGATCCGTTCTGGCCGCCCCGCGTCTATTTCTCACTTCCCGAGGACGCGCCCGACCATCACGCGGCGCGCGCCGTCCGCTCCGTCTTCCGCTTCCTCGAGGAGCGACACGTCGCGGCGGTGTCTCAGCGAGCGCTCGCCGAGAGGAACCGCGACGTCGAGAACCTGAATCGGATCGGCATCGCGCTCGCCGCCGAGACCGACCCGAACCGCCTGATCGCCGACTTCCTCTCCCGCGCGCGCGACCTCACGCACGCCGACGCCGGGAGCCTGTATCTCATCGAGCGCGGGGACGACGGCGCCGACCACCTCCGTTTCAAGGCGGCGCAGAACGACTCCCTGAAGCTGCGGTTCGAGGAGATCACGCTGCCGCTCGACAGCCGTTCGATCGCGGGGCACGTGGCGACGACCGGCAAGGTGCTTCGGGTCGACGACGTCCAGACGATCCCGGAGGACGCGTCGTACCGATTCAACCGGAGATCCGACGAGGAGATCGGCTACCGCACCCGGTCGATGCTCGCCGTCCCGATGAAGAACGTGCAGGGACGGGTCCTCGGCGTCCTGCAGCTCATGAACCGGAAACGGAGCGTGGTCCCGGACCTCTCGACGACCGCCGTGATGCGGCGGGAGACCGTGCCGTTCGACGAAGGCAACGAGGAGGTCGCCCGCTCGCTCGCTTCCCAGGCGGCCGTCGCGCTCGAGAACGCCCGCCTGACCGCGCACCTGCGGAACCTGTTCGACGGGTTCGTCGCGGCCTCCGTGACGGCGATCGAGCAGCGCGATCCCACGACCTCGGGTCATTCGCAGCGCGTCGCGGTGTTGACGTGCGCGCTGGCGGAGGCCGCCGACCGCCGAACGGATGGCCCGTACGCCGGGTTCCGCATCTCTTCGGGCGAGCTCACCGCGCTCCGGTACGCCGCGGTGCTCCACGACTTCGGCAAGGTCGGCGTCCGCGAATCGGTGCTCGTGAAGGCGCGCAAGCTTCCCCCGGGCCGGATGGACCTGCTGCGCGAGCGGTTCGAGCGCGCCCGTCTCGCTTCGGCGGTCCGCCTGTGGGAACGCGCGGCGGCAGGCGAGCTTTCCGCCGAGACCGCCCGTCGCGAGATCGGAAGCGCCCGGGCGCGGCTCGACGCCGCCTGGCAGCGGGTCCTCGAGGCCGACGTCCCGAGCGTGCTCCCCGCTCCGGAGCCCGACGGGCTCCGGGAGGCGACGGTGCTCGAGTTTCCGCTGGACAACGGCGACCGGGAGCGCGTTCTCCCGGACGAGGACCTGCGCTATCTCGCGATCTCGCGGGGAAGTCTCGACGAGGCGGAGAGGCGGGAGATCGAATCCCACGTGACCCAGACGCACCGCTTCCTTTCGAAGATCCCGTGGACGCCGGAGCTCGCGCGGGTCCCGGAGCTCGCCTGGCTCCACCACGAGAAGCTCGACGGGTCCGGTTATCCGCGCGGTGTCCGGGCCGACGACATACCCCCGCCCGTGCGGATGATGACGATCTGCGACATCTACGACGCGCTCTCGGCCGCCGACCGGCCTTACAAGCGGGCGGTCGCGCGCGACGAGGCGATCGGGATCCTGCGGACGGAGTCGGACCGGGGAACGCTCGACCGCGACCTGCTCGAGATCTTCGTGGACGGCCGGATCTTCGAGGCGACGGCCCGCTGA